One window of the Streptomyces asoensis genome contains the following:
- a CDS encoding PucR family transcriptional regulator has translation MDISGVAAALHSRLPELGERIAQRIRSDVDAYDEESLIPFDSLRRSCTANADLVLSHLGHADAPDPSPARETGRVRAEQGVPLADTLHAYRVGFELLWTEILLESRTHPEVSDDQLVSQSAEIWALFGLYAEAVAAAYRETSAELTSQGHARRSALVEALFTGVLADRTTLWEAARELGLPEHGPYAVAAAAAGAPGQEPLAGIEAVLRQAQLASAWRLLPDHQIGVIALPTPAAESAVLRVLRRAQARVGVSPCFPSLRDTPQALRFARLALAGLRGTGPGVARFDDNPLAMVVAAAPAEAAHLVGVVLQPLVDLPVAERARLLETLEHWFGAAGSATEAAQGLFVHPNTVRYRLRRIEELTGRSLSDPRAVADIGAALLAVRNAGVGPGEQPPPAPD, from the coding sequence ATGGACATCTCGGGCGTGGCCGCGGCGCTTCATTCCAGACTTCCGGAACTGGGTGAGCGGATCGCGCAGCGTATCCGCTCGGACGTCGACGCCTACGACGAGGAGTCGCTGATCCCCTTCGACTCGCTGCGCCGCTCCTGCACGGCCAACGCGGACCTGGTCCTGAGCCACCTCGGTCACGCGGATGCCCCGGACCCGAGCCCGGCCCGCGAGACCGGCCGGGTGCGCGCCGAACAGGGCGTGCCGCTGGCGGACACCCTGCACGCCTACCGGGTCGGCTTCGAACTGCTGTGGACGGAGATCCTTCTGGAGTCACGGACGCATCCCGAGGTCTCCGACGACCAGTTGGTGTCCCAGTCCGCGGAGATCTGGGCGCTGTTCGGCCTGTACGCGGAGGCGGTGGCGGCGGCCTACCGGGAGACCTCCGCCGAGTTGACCTCGCAGGGCCACGCCCGGCGCTCGGCACTGGTGGAGGCGCTGTTCACCGGCGTCCTCGCCGACCGGACCACGCTGTGGGAGGCCGCCCGTGAGCTGGGCCTGCCCGAGCACGGCCCCTACGCGGTGGCCGCGGCGGCGGCCGGCGCGCCCGGCCAGGAGCCTCTGGCGGGCATCGAAGCCGTGTTGCGTCAGGCCCAACTCGCCTCGGCCTGGCGGCTGTTGCCCGACCATCAGATCGGTGTGATCGCGCTGCCCACGCCGGCGGCGGAGAGCGCGGTCCTGCGCGTCCTGCGTCGCGCCCAGGCCCGCGTGGGCGTCAGCCCGTGCTTCCCCTCCCTGCGGGACACTCCACAGGCGCTGCGCTTCGCTCGCCTGGCCCTGGCCGGGCTGCGGGGCACCGGTCCCGGCGTCGCGCGGTTCGACGACAACCCGCTCGCCATGGTGGTGGCCGCCGCTCCGGCGGAGGCGGCGCATCTCGTGGGAGTGGTCCTCCAACCCCTGGTCGACCTCCCGGTCGCGGAACGTGCTCGCCTGTTGGAGACCCTGGAACACTGGTTCGGCGCCGCCGGCTCGGCCACCGAAGCGGCTCAGGGCCTCTTCGTCCACCCCAACACCGTCCGTTACCGGCTACGCCGTATCGAGGAGTTGACGGGCCGTTCCCTCTCCGACCCGCGCGCGGTCGCCGACATCGGCGCGGCGCTGCTGGCCGTCCGCAACGCCGGCGTCGGACCGGGCGAACAGCCGCCGCCCGCACCGGACTGA